In one window of Miscanthus floridulus cultivar M001 chromosome 12, ASM1932011v1, whole genome shotgun sequence DNA:
- the LOC136496085 gene encoding uncharacterized protein — translation MQIMVSLGATSLIVLLDSGSTHNFIAEDAALRTGLPIQPRPRLTAIVANGERVACPGVIHRAPISIDNTPFHIDLFVMPLAGYDMVLGTQWMATLGKIIWDFTERSMSFQRHDHTIMWAGVATSSTTALHATVTSAALAPLLDVLLAAFEDVFAEPTGLPPK, via the coding sequence ATGCAGATCATGGTGTCGCTGGGCGCCACCTCCCTCATCGTGCTCCTCGACTCTGGTTCCACGCATAACTTCATTGCCGAGGATGCCGCACTGCGAACAGGGCTGCCCATCCAGCCCCGGCCTCGCCTCACGGCCATAGTCGCCAACGGCGAGAGGGTCGCCTGTCCCGGCGTCATTCACCGCGCGCCGATCTCCATTGATAATACACCGTTCCACATCGATCTTTTTGTCATGCCACTTGCAGGGTATGACATGGTGCTGGGGACTCAGTGGATGGCCACACTGGGGAAGATCATTTGGGACTTCACCGAGCGTTCCATGTCGTTCCAGCGACACGACCACACCATCATGTGGGCAGGCGTGGCCACATCTAGCACGACTGCTCTGCACGCCACGGTGACCAGCGCGGCGCTTGCGCCCCTCCTCGACGTGCTCCTGGCAGCCTTCGAGGACGTCTTCGCTGAGCCGACGGGGCTGCCACCCAAATAG
- the LOC136496087 gene encoding uncharacterized protein gives MDHYSLKYLLDQRLATIPQHHWVGKLLGFDFSVEYKPRTTNAVADALSHRDMTGEGVVLALSPPRFDFVVRLRQAQLTDPALVAIQDDVRVGSRGAPWAIVDDMVQYAGRLYIPPASPLVQEILAATHEEGHEGV, from the coding sequence ATGGACCACTATAGCCTCAAGTACCTGCTTGATCAGAGGCTTGCGACGATCCCCCAACATCACTGGGTCGGCAAGCTCCTTggcttcgatttctccgtcgagtACAAGCCCAGGACGACGAACGCAGTGGCTGATGCATTGTCTCACCGTGATATGACGGGGGAGGGGGTTGTGCTGGCCCTATCGCCCCCCCGTTTCGACTTCGTCGTGCGTCTCCGCCAGGCCCAGCTCACCGATCCGGCCCTCGTCGCCATCCAGGACGACGTGCGCGTAGGCTCCCGCGGGGCGCCATGGGCGATCGTCGACGACATGGTGCAGTACGCTGGGCGCCTGTACATCCCACCCGCGTCCCCCCTCGTCCAGGAGATTCTGGCCGCCACTCATGAGGAGGGGCATGAAGGAGTCTAG
- the LOC136497324 gene encoding putative glucose-6-phosphate 1-epimerase — protein MDTASSSSTLPTSHPPSVERTKGPTGLEKLVLRESRGWSAEVHLYGGQVTSWKNDHGEELLFVSSKAIFKPPKAIRGGIPICFPQFGTHGNLEKHGFARNRFWAIDDNPPPFPVNTAIKTFADLILKPSEEDLKIWPHSFEFRLRVALAPRGDLILTSRIRNTNIDGRPFSFTFAYHTYFSVSDISEVRVEGLETLDYLDNLHAKERFTEQGDAIVFEAGIDKIYLDVPSKVAIIDHEKKRTYVLRKDGLPDTVLWNPWDKRSKIMQDFGDEEYKHMLCVEPATVEKPITLKPGEEWKGKMELTAVPSSYCSGQLDPDKVLQG, from the exons ATGGACACTGCGTCGTCGTCCTCGACCCTGCCAACGTCGCACCCGCCGTCCGTGGAGCGCACGAAGGGCCCCACCGGCCTCGAGAAGCTCGTCCTTCGCGAGTCACGCGGTTGGTCCGCGGAG GTCCATCTATATGGAGGTCAAGTAACCTCTTGGAAGAATGACCATGGAGAGGAGTTGCTTTTTGTGAGCAGCAAG GCCATTTTCAAGCCTCCAAAAGCAATCCGTGGTGGAATACCTATTTGTTTTCCCCAA TTTGGAACACATGGAAATCTTGAGAAACATGGATTTGCAAGGAACCGTTTCTGGGCTATTGATGACAATCCTCCACCTTTCCCAGTAAACACTGCTATAAAAACTTTTGCTGATCTCATTCTGAAGCCTTCTGAAGAAGATCTCAAGATTTGGCCTCACAG CTTTGAATTTCGATTAAGAGTTGCTCTTGCGCCTAGAGGAGATTTGATTCTCACTTCTCGAATCAGAAATACAAATATTGATGGAAGACCTTTCTCATTTACTTTTGCATACCATACGTACTTCTCGGTATCTGACATAAG TGAAGTACGTGTTGAAGGGTTGGAGACCTTGGACTACCTTGACAACCTTCATGCAAAAGAGCGATTCACGGAGCAAGGAGATGCAATTGTGTTTGAAGCAGGG ATTGACAAAATTTATTTAGACGTGCCATCAAAAGTTGCAATAATTGATCATgagaagaaaagaacatatgtcTTAAGAAAAGATGGGCTTCCGGATACTG TTTTATGGAACCCATGGGATAAGAGgtcaaaaatcatgcaagatttcGGGGATGAAGAATATAAACACATGTTGTGCGTGGAACCTGCAACTGTTGAGAAACCCATTACCTTGAAACCTGGTGAAGAGTGGAAAGGAAAGATGGAGCTCACAGCTGTTCCTTCCAGTTACTGTAGTGGACAGTTAGATCCAGATAAGGTTCTTCAGGGTTGA